The Sebastes fasciatus isolate fSebFas1 chromosome 4, fSebFas1.pri, whole genome shotgun sequence genome window below encodes:
- the rps13 gene encoding small ribosomal subunit protein uS15 — MGRMHAPGKGLSQSALPYRRSVPTWLKLTSDDVKEQIFKLAKKGLTPSQIGVILRDSHGVAQVRFVTGNKILRILKTKGLAPDLPEDLYHLIKKAVAVRKHLERNRKDRDAKFRLILIESRIHRLARYYKTKRVLAPNWKYESSTASALVA; from the exons ATGGGTCGCATGCACGCTCCCGG AAAGGGCTTGTCCCAGTCAGCTCTGCCTTACAGGCGCAGTGTTCCCACT TGGCTGAAACTCACATCTGATGATGTCAAAGAACAGATCTTCAAGCTGGCCAAAAAGGGCCTGACCCCCTCTCAGATTG GTGTGATTCTGAGGGACTCCCATGGTGTTGCCCAAGTACGTTTTGTCACTGGCAACAAGATCCTGAGGATCCTGAAGACCAAAGGTCTGGCCCCTGATCTGCCCGAGGATCTCTACCACCTTATCAAGAAGGCTGTGGCAGTCAGGAAGCATctggagagaaacagaaag GACAGGGATGCCAAGTTCCGCCTGATTCTCATCGAAAGCAGGATCCACAGGCTGGCCCGGTACTACAAGACCAAGAGAGTACTGGCCCCCAACTGGAAGTA TGAGTCCTCTACAGCTTCTGCTCTGGTGGCATAA